The Garra rufa chromosome 18, GarRuf1.0, whole genome shotgun sequence genome window below encodes:
- the LOC141290846 gene encoding acetyl-coenzyme A synthetase, cytoplasmic-like isoform X1 yields the protein MEGATTNISYNVLDRNVHERKLGDKVAFYWEGNEPGDEKTVTYRELLQQVCKFANVLKSQGVKKGDRVSIYMPMVVELVVAMLACARIGAVHSIVFAGFSAESLCERIMDSQCCILITADGFYRGDKLINLKLIADEALQKCRDKSFTVEKCIMLKHLTKEDEALSGSVSPPAKRACPDLQVPWNPEIDMCWHSLIGEESEECDPVWCDSEDPLFILYTSGSTGKPKGVLHTVSGYMLYTAATFKMVFDYHPDDVYWCTADIGWITGHSYITYGPLANGATSVLFEGLPTYPDVSRMWEIVDKYHVSKFYTAPTAIRLLMKYGSEPVQKYKRTSLKILGTVGEPINPEAWQWYYSVVGEKRCPVVDTFWQTETGGHVMTPLPAATPMKPGSATFPFFGVVPAILNESGEELEGPSEGYLVFKQPWPGVMRTVYGNHERFETTYFKKFPGYYVTGDGCRRDKDGYYWITGRIDDMLNVSGHLLSTAEVESALVEHEAVAEAAVVGRPHPVKGESLYCFVTLNDGINYNQKLEAELKKQVREKIGAIATPDYIQNAPGLPKTRSGKIMRRVLRKIACNERDLGDVSTLADSSVIEHLFENRCCTAV from the exons ATGGAAGGTGCCACAACCAACATCAGCTATAATGTATTGGACCGCAACGTCCATGAGAGGAAATTGGGTGACAAAGTGGCTTTTTACTG GGAGGGTAATGAACCTGGAGATGAGAAGACGGTGACCTACAGAGAACTGCTTCAGCAAGTCTGCAAGTTTGCGAATGTCCTCAAGtcccaag GCGTGAAGAAAGGTGACCGTGTATCTATTTACATGCCCATGGTGGTGGAGCTGGTGGTGGCCATGTTGGCCTGTGCTCGGATTGGAGCGGTCCACTCTATCGTG TTTGCCGGTTTTTCTGCCGAGTCGTTGTGTGAAAGGATCATGGACTCTCAATGCTGTATTCTTATAACGGCAG ATGGTTTTTACCGCGGTGATAAGCTGATCAACCTGAAGCTTATAGCTGACGAGGCGCTACAGAAATGCAGGGACAA GTCTTTCACAGTGGAAAAGTGTATAATGCTGAAACACCTCACAAAGGAAGATGAGGCTTTGTCTGGATCGGTTTCACCCCCAGCGAAACGTGCCTGCCCCGATCTGCAG GTGCCTTGGAATCCTGAGATTGATATGTGTTGGCACTCTCTGATTGgtgaagaatcagaggagtgTGATCCTGTCTGGTGTGATTCAGAAGACCCGCTCTTCATCCTTTACACCAGCGGCTCTACTGGGAAACCTAAG GGTGTATTGCATACAGTGAGTGGCTATATGCTCTACACTGCGGCCACCTTTAAGATGGTGTTTGATTATCACCCTGATGATGTGTACTGGTGCACTGCAGACATTGGTTGGATCACTGGTCACTCGTACATCACATATGGACCCCTGGCCAATGGCGCGACCAGTGTGTTG TTTGAGGGTCTTCCCACATACCCAGATGTAAGCCGAATGTGGGAAATTGTTGATAAATATCACGTCTCCAAGTTCTACACAGCACCCACCGCCATCCGGCTCCTGATGAAGTACGGCAGTGAGCCTGTTCAGAA GTATAAGCGGACCTCGCTGAAGATTTTGGGGACCGTAGGGGAGCCCATAAACCCAGAAGCCTGGCAGTGGTACTATAGCGTGGTGGGAGAGAAGAGATGTCCGGTGGTGGACACCTTCTGGCAGACTGAGACG GGTGGACATGTGATGACCCCTCTGCCAGCTGCTACTCCCATGAAGCCTGGCTCTGCT ACATTTCCCTTTTTTGGGGTTGTACCTGCTATTCTAAATGAGTCAGGGGAAGAACTTGAAGGACCAAGTGAGGGCTATCTG GTGTTTAAACAGCCTTGGCCAGGTGTGATGAGAACTGTTTACGGGAACCATGAAAGGTTCGAAACAACCTACTTCAAGAAATTCCCTGGATATTACGTGACTGGAGATG GTTGTCGCAGAGATAAGGACGGGTACTACTGGATCACTGGAAGGATAGATGACATGCTGAATGTGTCTG GGCACTTACTGAGCACTGCAGAGGTGGAGTCGGCTCTGGTGGAGCATGAAGCTGTGGCTGAGGCAGCAGTTGTGGGGAGGCCACACCCTGTTAAAGGCGAGAGTCTCTACTGTTTTGTCACCCTCAATGATGGAATCAACTACAACCAAAAGCTGGAGGCAGAGCTTAAAAAGCAAG TGAGAGAGAAGATTGGTGCCATAGCTACACCTGACTACATTCAGAATGCACCCGGCCTTCCAAAAACCAGATCAG GTAAGATCATGCGCCGTGTCTTGCGGAAGATTGCGTGTAACGAGCGGGATTTAGGTGATGTGTCTACGTTAGCAGACAGCTCTGTCATAGAGCATCTGTTTGAGAACCGCTGCTGTACAGCTGTTTGA
- the LOC141290846 gene encoding acetyl-coenzyme A synthetase, cytoplasmic-like isoform X2 gives MEGATTNISYNVLDRNVHERKLGDKVAFYWEGNEPGDEKTVTYRELLQQVCKFANVLKSQGVKKGDRVSIYMPMVVELVVAMLACARIGAVHSIVFAGFSAESLCERIMDSQCCILITADGFYRGDKLINLKLIADEALQKCRDKSFTVEKCIMLKHLTKEDEALSGSVSPPAKRACPDLQQEKQKERVRKVRPPPQVPWNPEIDMCWHSLIGEESEECDPVWCDSEDPLFILYTSGSTGKPKGVLHTVSGYMLYTAATFKMVFDYHPDDVYWCTADIGWITGHSYITYGPLANGATSVLFEGLPTYPDVSRMWEIVDKYHVSKFYTAPTAIRLLMKYGSEPVQKYKRTSLKILGTVGEPINPEAWQWYYSVVGEKRCPVVDTFWQTETGGHVMTPLPAATPMKPGSATFPFFGVVPAILNESGEELEGPSEGYLVFKQPWPGVMRTVYGNHERFETTYFKKFPGYYVTGDGCRRDKDGYYWITGRIDDMLNVSGHLLSTAEVESALVEHEAVAEAAVVGRPHPVKGESLYCFVTLNDGINYNQKLEAELKKQVREKIGAIATPDYIQNAPGLPKTRSGKIMRRVLRKIACNERDLGDVSTLADSSVIEHLFENRCCTAV, from the exons ATGGAAGGTGCCACAACCAACATCAGCTATAATGTATTGGACCGCAACGTCCATGAGAGGAAATTGGGTGACAAAGTGGCTTTTTACTG GGAGGGTAATGAACCTGGAGATGAGAAGACGGTGACCTACAGAGAACTGCTTCAGCAAGTCTGCAAGTTTGCGAATGTCCTCAAGtcccaag GCGTGAAGAAAGGTGACCGTGTATCTATTTACATGCCCATGGTGGTGGAGCTGGTGGTGGCCATGTTGGCCTGTGCTCGGATTGGAGCGGTCCACTCTATCGTG TTTGCCGGTTTTTCTGCCGAGTCGTTGTGTGAAAGGATCATGGACTCTCAATGCTGTATTCTTATAACGGCAG ATGGTTTTTACCGCGGTGATAAGCTGATCAACCTGAAGCTTATAGCTGACGAGGCGCTACAGAAATGCAGGGACAA GTCTTTCACAGTGGAAAAGTGTATAATGCTGAAACACCTCACAAAGGAAGATGAGGCTTTGTCTGGATCGGTTTCACCCCCAGCGAAACGTGCCTGCCCCGATCTGCAG CAGGAGAAACAGAAAGAAAGAGTAAGGAAGGTCCGTCCCCCCCCACAG GTGCCTTGGAATCCTGAGATTGATATGTGTTGGCACTCTCTGATTGgtgaagaatcagaggagtgTGATCCTGTCTGGTGTGATTCAGAAGACCCGCTCTTCATCCTTTACACCAGCGGCTCTACTGGGAAACCTAAG GGTGTATTGCATACAGTGAGTGGCTATATGCTCTACACTGCGGCCACCTTTAAGATGGTGTTTGATTATCACCCTGATGATGTGTACTGGTGCACTGCAGACATTGGTTGGATCACTGGTCACTCGTACATCACATATGGACCCCTGGCCAATGGCGCGACCAGTGTGTTG TTTGAGGGTCTTCCCACATACCCAGATGTAAGCCGAATGTGGGAAATTGTTGATAAATATCACGTCTCCAAGTTCTACACAGCACCCACCGCCATCCGGCTCCTGATGAAGTACGGCAGTGAGCCTGTTCAGAA GTATAAGCGGACCTCGCTGAAGATTTTGGGGACCGTAGGGGAGCCCATAAACCCAGAAGCCTGGCAGTGGTACTATAGCGTGGTGGGAGAGAAGAGATGTCCGGTGGTGGACACCTTCTGGCAGACTGAGACG GGTGGACATGTGATGACCCCTCTGCCAGCTGCTACTCCCATGAAGCCTGGCTCTGCT ACATTTCCCTTTTTTGGGGTTGTACCTGCTATTCTAAATGAGTCAGGGGAAGAACTTGAAGGACCAAGTGAGGGCTATCTG GTGTTTAAACAGCCTTGGCCAGGTGTGATGAGAACTGTTTACGGGAACCATGAAAGGTTCGAAACAACCTACTTCAAGAAATTCCCTGGATATTACGTGACTGGAGATG GTTGTCGCAGAGATAAGGACGGGTACTACTGGATCACTGGAAGGATAGATGACATGCTGAATGTGTCTG GGCACTTACTGAGCACTGCAGAGGTGGAGTCGGCTCTGGTGGAGCATGAAGCTGTGGCTGAGGCAGCAGTTGTGGGGAGGCCACACCCTGTTAAAGGCGAGAGTCTCTACTGTTTTGTCACCCTCAATGATGGAATCAACTACAACCAAAAGCTGGAGGCAGAGCTTAAAAAGCAAG TGAGAGAGAAGATTGGTGCCATAGCTACACCTGACTACATTCAGAATGCACCCGGCCTTCCAAAAACCAGATCAG GTAAGATCATGCGCCGTGTCTTGCGGAAGATTGCGTGTAACGAGCGGGATTTAGGTGATGTGTCTACGTTAGCAGACAGCTCTGTCATAGAGCATCTGTTTGAGAACCGCTGCTGTACAGCTGTTTGA